A window of Acidobacteriota bacterium genomic DNA:
TCTTGAGGAAGTTTACGCCCAAAGTGGTTTGTGATCCGTTCGCGGGGTCGGGGACTACATTGGTCGAAGCGGCGGCTTTGGGTATTGACTCTGTGGGCTGTGATATTTCTGCTTTCAATTGCCTTCTGGCAAAAGTGAAGACAGACGAATACAACTTAGAAAAGCTTGGCGAGGAAATCCGGGATATTATCTACCGAACATCGCTCGCGCTGTCGCCATCGCTTTTTAGTGAACAATTCGAGGGGCAGGCCGATAGCGAATATCTCAACGCTTGGTTTGCGCCCCACGCCTTGCGCGAGTTGCTGTGCTTCCGCAGCATGATCCCGCGATATGAATATCAGGATGTTATGAAGGTAATCCTGTCCAGGTCGGCAAGGTCAGCAAGACTTACTACTCACTTCAACCTTGATTTTCCAAAGAAGCCACAGACAGAGCCTTATGCTTGCTATAAGCACGGTCGAACCTGTCAGCCAACGGAAGACGCCTTGCAGTTCCTCAGTCGCTACGGATTGGACACGCTAAAGCGCATTGAAGCGTATTCCCAGATTCGCAAAAGAGCGAAAGTCAAAATTATCAATGGGGACTCACGAACGGCGAGGTTTCCGAAAATTGATGCAGTGATTACATCGCCCCCCTATGTGGGATTGATTGACTATCACGAACAACACCGGTACGCGTATGAGTTGCTTGAACTGCCTGTGAATGAGGCTTCGGAAATTGGCGCGGCATCAAATGGCAATTCAAAGAGAGCGCAGGGTGATTACGTGGTCGGCATTGCCGAGGTATTTGCTAACGTCAGAAAAAGTCTCGGTAAAGATGGCGTGGTTGTAATCGTTGTTCACGATAAGAATGGTTTTTACGAAAGCCTCGCTCCTCAACTTGGATTCAAGACGGAAGAAAAACTACTGAGACACGTCAACAGAAGAACGGGAAGGCGTGCGACTGAATTCTATGAAGAAATATTGATCTGGCGGCTCAATGAATAAAAAGCAACGGATGAAAAAGGCGATTCAATCCGTCATCGAAGACATGATGGAAAGGATCATGCATAAGGTTTTGGTTGAAGACCCATTCCTTAAAGAAGACCACCATGCCAAAAGGCCTTTATATGCCGCCCTGGTACCTGACGAGATTTTCAAAGGCTCGCACTTTGAAAGAAGATTTGTAACGCCGTTTGGCGGAGCCTGGGAAAAGCTGGCGATTGTGGCGGCCAACGAAGGACTTGGTTATGGCGAAGGTGGAAAGGAAATCAGAGGCACAATCAATGCCGAACGGCTACGACGCATTCAAGAAATCCTGGATAAGTTGGAGCATCCGGAAAAAGGGAAAGGCAGAGTAAGACCGGATTGGGATACAGAACTTCAATACGTGCTTGAGGGCGAAAGCAAAAAAATTCTGCCCGTCACCATCATCTGCGACGTGTACATTGAAGACAGAAGAAGCGACGTCACCAAAAAATACGCCTTTGAATTAAAAGCCCCACTCCCCAACAGTGACCAAAGTAAAGTAAGTAAAGAAAAAATACTGAAACTCTACGGAATGAACTCGCCACAGCTAGATGGCGCTTTCTACGCGCTGCCTTACAATCCTTACGGCGCGCGGGAAAATTACTGTTGGAGTTTCCCCGCGCGTTGGTTCAACATGAAAGCCGATCCTGTGGTACTCATTGGCAATGAGTTTTGGGAAAAGATCGGCGGTCTTGGAACCTATAAAGCCTTCATTGAAGCCGTCAATGAGATTGGCAAGAAATACAAAGACAGAATCTATCGGGAATTTTTGGGCATTGAACCGCCTGCGGATGCCTTAGAAGAAGGCGAGCTAAAAGGCGCATGACTTCCTAGCCGTCTAAGACAGAAATTTGCAGCCTGAGTAAATTCTTCAACCATTCACAATCTTGTCCACAGCCGTCTGTGCAATCGGGTGATACCCGGTGCGCGCTTTGGCGTAAATAGTTTTTGCGCGTTGTTTGCCTTCGGGCGTTTTGACCAATTCTTCGTACAGTGGTTTGATCAGCTTCTGCCTACCAATGGAAGTCAAGTATTGCTCCAACCGCGGATATGCCGCCGCGTACTTGTTGCGAATTGCCATCAACAACCAAACGTGCGCGATTTCGGCGTTACCGCTTTTTGTCAAGCCAAACGCCTGATCCAATTCCTTCATCTGTGCTTCGCTCAACTGCGGAGGCAGAGACTTCAGGAAGTGCAGCCATTCCTGCGTCGTCCATTGTTTGGTGTCGAGCTTTGCTGCCGGAGTTTTTCCTTCCTGCCAGGCTTTGGCTTGTTCTTCGACTTTGGCAAAGGCGGCGGATTGCGGTTTGGGCGCGGAAGCGGGCAAACCCGGTTTTTCCAACCACTCTTCCACGGGAATTTTTGCCGCCAGTTGCGGATTCGGATCGAGCAAATTCTTTTGCAGGTAGGCGCGAAAATCCGCCGTCGTGATGCTCTGAAATGCGAAATGATCGAAGTACGCCTTCAGGAATTGATCGAAATTTTCGCGGCCAAAGGTTTCTTCGAGTTGGCGCAAAAAGAGCGCGCCTTTTTCATACGGTACTTCGGTCGAACCATCGTCTGGATCGCGTCCCGTTAAATCAATATGCAGGATTTGGTCTGGCTGATCGAATTTTGCCAGCAAATCTTCCAGCGTCTGGCGTCCCAAGACAGCCTGCATTTCTTCGGCTTCGCGGCCATAGACGGCTTCGACGATGCGGCGTTCCAGGTACGTCGTGAACCCTTCGTTCAGCCAGAAATCCCGCCACGTCGCATTCGTCACCAGATTTCCCGACCACGAATGCGCCAGTTCATGAGCAATCAACGAAACCAGGCTTTTGTCTCCGGCTAGGATCGTCGGCGTGGCAAAGGTCAACCGAGGGTTTTCCATTCCGCCATACGGAAAGCTCGGCGGCAGTACCAGAATGTCGTACCGTCCCCAAGCGTACGGGCCATAAAGCTTTTCCGTCGCTTCGACCATTTTTTCGGTGTCTTCCAATTCTTTCGCTGCCCGGTCAAGCATTGCCGGTTCGGTATATACGCCGGTTCGTTGGCCGAGCGGTTTGAAGGCAATATCGCCCGCCGCCAATGCGATCAAATACGACGGAATGGCTTGCGGCATGTTGAATTTGTATTCGCCCGTTAACGGAGCATTGCTGTCCTGTTCGGCACTCATGACGGCGCGCAATTCCTTCGGCGTGTGAATCGTCGCCGAATAGGTCACGCGCACGGCAGGCGAATCTTGTAGCGGAATCCAACTGCGCGCGTGAATGGATTCCGATTGCGTAAACATGTACGGATGTTTTTTGCCTGCCGTCTGCGCCGGTTCCAACCACTGCACGCCCGAAGCCGTCGGGCTGCTTTCGTATTCGATGCGAACCTTGCTGGCCTGAGCAGGCAGCGTGATCGTCAGCGGAGCGCCCAGAATCTTGTCCGCTTCGCCCAGCGTGAATTGCGCTGGCGTGAAGTTATCGCCATCGCCGGACGCTTCGACCTTGAAGATTTTCAAATCGCGTGTGTCCAGCTTCAATGTGTTCGCGTCGTTTTGTTTGCGCTCAATGGTCAGCGTCGAAGTGCCTTTCAACACTTTGCGGTCAAACAGCACATCCAGGTTCAGATCAACGTGCTTGACGCGAATCTGCTCCGGGTTGAAATACGAATGCACATCGCGCGCTTCTTGCGTCGGAACAGACTGCGCGGCGGGCGTGGCT
This region includes:
- a CDS encoding class I SAM-dependent methyltransferase — encoded protein: MAYNPVYNGGAPFTAFSSVTPATPLASLDLNWREQDLPERTRTKHVHRLHPYLGKYIPQLVEIFLRKFTPKVVCDPFAGSGTTLVEAAALGIDSVGCDISAFNCLLAKVKTDEYNLEKLGEEIRDIIYRTSLALSPSLFSEQFEGQADSEYLNAWFAPHALRELLCFRSMIPRYEYQDVMKVILSRSARSARLTTHFNLDFPKKPQTEPYACYKHGRTCQPTEDALQFLSRYGLDTLKRIEAYSQIRKRAKVKIINGDSRTARFPKIDAVITSPPYVGLIDYHEQHRYAYELLELPVNEASEIGAASNGNSKRAQGDYVVGIAEVFANVRKSLGKDGVVVIVVHDKNGFYESLAPQLGFKTEEKLLRHVNRRTGRRATEFYEEILIWRLNE
- a CDS encoding TdeIII family type II restriction endonuclease, giving the protein MNKKQRMKKAIQSVIEDMMERIMHKVLVEDPFLKEDHHAKRPLYAALVPDEIFKGSHFERRFVTPFGGAWEKLAIVAANEGLGYGEGGKEIRGTINAERLRRIQEILDKLEHPEKGKGRVRPDWDTELQYVLEGESKKILPVTIICDVYIEDRRSDVTKKYAFELKAPLPNSDQSKVSKEKILKLYGMNSPQLDGAFYALPYNPYGARENYCWSFPARWFNMKADPVVLIGNEFWEKIGGLGTYKAFIEAVNEIGKKYKDRIYREFLGIEPPADALEEGELKGA
- a CDS encoding M1 family metallopeptidase — encoded protein: MRKLFAVFLIIPSLFVMSCQTRSTEKATPAAQSVPTQEARDVHSYFNPEQIRVKHVDLNLDVLFDRKVLKGTSTLTIERKQNDANTLKLDTRDLKIFKVEASGDGDNFTPAQFTLGEADKILGAPLTITLPAQASKVRIEYESSPTASGVQWLEPAQTAGKKHPYMFTQSESIHARSWIPLQDSPAVRVTYSATIHTPKELRAVMSAEQDSNAPLTGEYKFNMPQAIPSYLIALAAGDIAFKPLGQRTGVYTEPAMLDRAAKELEDTEKMVEATEKLYGPYAWGRYDILVLPPSFPYGGMENPRLTFATPTILAGDKSLVSLIAHELAHSWSGNLVTNATWRDFWLNEGFTTYLERRIVEAVYGREAEEMQAVLGRQTLEDLLAKFDQPDQILHIDLTGRDPDDGSTEVPYEKGALFLRQLEETFGRENFDQFLKAYFDHFAFQSITTADFRAYLQKNLLDPNPQLAAKIPVEEWLEKPGLPASAPKPQSAAFAKVEEQAKAWQEGKTPAAKLDTKQWTTQEWLHFLKSLPPQLSEAQMKELDQAFGLTKSGNAEIAHVWLLMAIRNKYAAAYPRLEQYLTSIGRQKLIKPLYEELVKTPEGKQRAKTIYAKARTGYHPIAQTAVDKIVNG